A region of the Theileria equi strain WA chromosome 4 map unlocalized gcontig_1105316255039, whole genome shotgun sequence genome:
CAAAATTATTCCATCTACCTCGAGGCTGCTATCTATAGCATCTGACATATCTGGTAGAAATCCATCGCATGCCAAACCTCAATTGGACACGTCTTCTACTCTGAAAGATGAAAGTTATCAAGAGAGACTAGGTAAGGTTGATGAAACGTTCCAGCCGAAAAATAAAATCTTGAAGGCTAACtttaaaaacaaaagtagCGTTCAGAGAGAAACTATACGCATTTTAGATGTAGATCGACTTCCTCTTGGAATCCTGCATCACATGATATGTTATACCCTCGTAAAGCACATGCCTGCAGAAGTTGTTTTGAAGATAATTTCTAGATTAGCAACCTTTAGAGACAAAGACAACCTGGTTTCTTACCAAACCCTATTCAGGCACATTTCTAACTTAGCTACTCCGATTTGCAGGGCAGAACTAGTAGCAATCCTGTCTAGAGGATACCAGAGCATAAGTATACCATTCATGGTAGACTATGTTAGAAAGTTTGGAACATTCTCCAGAAAATTCATCGCAGGTCTTTTGGATAAGCATTCACAACCCCTTCCCTTGGATTTCATCAGATACCCATCAACACAACGAAACATATCTCAAGTACTCACAAGACCCTGGGCTCTTAGTACATTTGTCAACCTTCTTAAAAACTCTTCAGCAAAAAGATACATGTACCTCAATCTGCTGAACTTTGGCTATGTGCCAAATGTGAACAAGTTTGACAGTTTACATGCATTTGGAACGCTTGACCCTAACATTTCTAATCAAATTCTCGCAGCCGAAAAGTTGCTATGTGACGATATTGTATCAATCCAAAACGATGCTACAGACCCGAATAGACCTGCTCTTTATGATAAGATACTAGAACTACATCATTCGGGTCAACTAAATGAGCATCTCCTCCATGATGAAGACGATTTATCAAACTTGAAAGAATATGAAAACCCTTGCACAACGTCAACACAACTCATCAAAATTGTCCAATACGATCCAGAGCCAAAGGAAGAGCAACATATGAATGATGACGGACTTCGGTACCTTGAGGATGATCGTTCAATACCTCAAGATCGCAGACATATATCATGGAACCTCCCCTGGGGAGCAAAGAGGGATGAATTCCATTTCAAAGGTATGGTTGATCCGCTAGCATAAAATCAACGTACAGGTAAATCATACAAGCTAAACACTGAAAAAGGCTGGATAAAAGTCAAATCAAACGTCAGGATAAACTATTTGAAGAACATCAAAATGAACCAACGAAAGCGCTTCCAAAGGCAAATGAAAAGACGTGCAACGAACATCGCAAAGCTAAAAATCCTAAACGAATTGAGAGTATCAAGCACATAAATATAACATAATAATACTTTACCTGCCGGCATTACTAACCCGGCTACAATTTAAACTTAATATCCATAATAGTCCTTGTTATTGTCAGACTTGAAGATGAAGTAGCCCGAAGCATTGAGTAGAAAAGGTGCCGTTCCCATAAAAATCCAGGGCCACGGTTTTACAGTCTTCTGGTAAAGGATCCTAAAGTTCCTAAAGAACATTGAAGTTGGTGACCTAATTGTTCCCATCCTGAAAGTCTACAGATGTGAAATTTCGTGCAAGATGGCTATCGTGTACCTTTAAAGGTCACAATAAATAAAATAAGGGTAAAAGATGGTGACAACGGACAATGCGCCCACACTCGGTGCCCGGCACGGGGCCTGGGGGCAAACGCCTGCTTGGCAAAACACATAAGTTACTAAAAGTTAAAAATTATAGTCCCTCACATGAATCAGGGATGAGCTTATACTATGTTGCCATCGTTACTTTGAGATGCAACCGGACCTTGATAGGCCCTGACAAAGtgaattttaaaatgaCTGAAACTCTTGAAATAAAAGATGGTACTATTAAAGCTGCATTAAATACAACATTCTGACATTTACTCATCAGCATAGACAATAAACAAGACCTCATTCCCAGTTATCAGATTTGCTCTAATGTCCGTAGTAAAGGATTCACGGACACATTTTAATCCACCAGAAAGAGCACTGCCAACCCAAAATCCTAGTGACCTCCAGGATCCATAGTGTTTAGTTGGCCAGTTGTCTCTATCGTATTTTGTAATAGCCTTGACATAACCACCGCCAATGTATGCAACAATGTCCATGGTAAACTGGGCTGTAAGAGCATTCAGAGCTGACAGTTGGCCATCTTTACACTCACCCTGCATTCCAACACCGCTGTTGGCTACACCCTTTAGAGTCTCCTCACAGCATTTCAGAGTAACTGTGATAATCCCTGTGGTCCATATATTGCCATAAATCGCCCTGGAACTTCTCCAATTTGGGTAGTGTATAGCAAAGATACACAAGACCATTGCCGTTACATAGGGAATCATAAACAGCCATGTTGCGTGCCACCATGCAAAATTACCTTTACCATCATTAGTCCATGGTCTGTCCGGACCCTTATCAGTCCATGAACATACAGCTGCAATAACAAGAGAAGGAATGGCACTTGTGAACAGCAAGGCTAAATCTATCAAATGACCAGCCTCTGGACTCACAAATTGATACGGCGCTATGGCTGGATAGAAGGCATAAATACAACTCATTCCGCAGAGACACATTAGCAT
Encoded here:
- a CDS encoding conserved hypothetical protein (encoded by transcript BEWA_052520A); the encoded protein is MSYISRFCSDLLGRNNLLSKTCQNGKLFQQKMLYSSNTDDNDPETSNKGSNRMLKYFKSVKKVDSNQDFLIDAELSGIGSSIAAMCWHKYSNSSGSTEEHEQYINSDTCTDDSTEFIYQKQNSDGDTLNDRIEQEMHHLLSVERAEKERIRLLMEKKNILKIDEQIRDRELKIIPSTSRLLSIASDISGRNPSHAKPQLDTSSTLKDESYQERLGKVDETFQPKNKILKANFKNKSSVQRETIRILDVDRLPLGILHHMICYTLVKHMPAEVVLKIISRLATFRDKDNLVSYQTLFRHISNLATPICRAELVAILSRGYQSISIPFMVDYVRKFGTFSRKFIAGLLDKHSQPLPLDFIRYPSTQRNISQVLTRPWALSTFVNLLKNSSAKRYMYLNLLNFGYVPNVNKFDSLHAFGTLDPNISNQILAAEKLLCDDIVSIQNDATDPNRPALYDKILELHHSGQLNEHLLHDEDDLSNLKEYENPCTTSTQLIKIVQYDPEPKEEQHMNDDGLRYLEDDRSIPQDRRHISWNLPWGAKRDEFHFKGKSYKLNTEKGWIKVKSNVRINYLKNIKMNQRKRFQRQMKRRATNIAKLKILNELRVSST